In one Chlamydia sp. BM-2023 genomic region, the following are encoded:
- a CDS encoding dihydrolipoamide acetyltransferase family protein, translating to MFEFRFPKIGETGSGGFVVRWLKQIGENVAKDEPLIEVSTDKIATELASPQAGKLSRCLVNEGDEVASGEVLALIDVDTDEASVQEEVHLKETCCSGSSCSHSVGNQTTWFSPAVLSLAHREGISIQQLQGIAGTGSDGRVTRKDLEAYISETREFSDQKTSNANENRIPMSPLRRAIASSLSKSSDEVPHASLVVDVDVTDLMNLISGEKERFFATHGVKLTITSFIIQCLAKALEQFPLLNGSLDGDTIVMKKSINVGVAVNLNKEGVVVPVIRNCQDRGLVSIAKSLADLSVRSRANKLDPSETQDGSVTVTNFGMTGALIGMPIIRYPEVAILGIGTIQKRVVVRDDDSLAIRKMVYVTLTFDHRVLDGIYGSEFLTSLKNRLESVTMS from the coding sequence ATGTTCGAATTTCGATTTCCGAAAATAGGGGAAACAGGTTCAGGGGGATTTGTTGTTCGTTGGTTAAAACAGATAGGAGAAAATGTTGCTAAGGATGAGCCTTTAATCGAGGTGTCCACAGATAAGATCGCTACGGAATTAGCATCTCCTCAAGCAGGGAAGCTATCCCGTTGTCTTGTAAATGAAGGTGATGAAGTTGCTTCCGGGGAAGTTTTAGCTTTAATAGATGTAGATACCGACGAAGCCTCGGTTCAAGAGGAAGTTCACTTAAAAGAGACCTGTTGTTCAGGATCATCGTGTTCCCATAGTGTAGGAAATCAAACAACATGGTTTTCCCCCGCAGTATTGAGTTTAGCTCATCGCGAAGGTATAAGTATTCAACAGCTTCAGGGGATAGCAGGAACAGGAAGTGATGGGCGAGTAACTCGGAAAGATTTAGAGGCCTATATTTCTGAAACGCGCGAATTTTCTGATCAGAAAACTTCTAATGCAAATGAAAATCGTATTCCTATGTCTCCATTACGTAGGGCGATAGCTTCCTCCCTATCAAAATCTTCAGACGAGGTTCCCCACGCATCTCTTGTTGTTGATGTTGACGTTACCGATTTGATGAATTTAATTTCCGGAGAGAAAGAAAGATTCTTCGCTACTCATGGCGTGAAACTGACAATTACTAGCTTCATCATTCAATGTTTAGCAAAAGCTTTAGAACAATTTCCCCTATTAAATGGGTCTTTAGATGGGGATACAATTGTTATGAAGAAGTCTATAAATGTGGGAGTCGCTGTTAACTTAAACAAGGAAGGCGTTGTTGTTCCCGTCATTCGCAATTGCCAAGATCGCGGTTTGGTAAGTATTGCTAAGTCTCTAGCAGATCTGTCAGTAAGATCACGAGCAAATAAACTAGACCCTTCAGAAACTCAAGATGGTAGCGTTACTGTTACTAATTTTGGTATGACAGGGGCGTTAATTGGCATGCCAATTATTCGTTATCCCGAAGTTGCTATTTTAGGTATAGGAACAATACAAAAACGTGTTGTTGTTCGCGATGACGATTCTTTAGCTATCAGAAAAATGGTGTATGTCACCCTAACCTTTGACCATAGGGTTCTGGACGGCATTTATGGTAGCGAATTTTTAACCTCATTGAAAAATCGTTTAGAGTCTGTTACTATGAGCTAA
- a CDS encoding KpsF/GutQ family sugar-phosphate isomerase — MGSPATAIDLCQDIVNKQQVVLERFFDTFHCQDTWLLAEKILEHKGAIFFSGVGKSGCVARKIVATLQSFGEQAIFLSSGDVLHGDLGVIRPGDIVCLFSKSGETRELLEWIPYLKERGVFLVGVTSAAYSSLSIFCDHVVMLPMIEELDPFNLVPTTSTTCQMLFGDLLAITLLRSRGISLSEYGKNHPGGQIGLKVVGKIRDYMFPKTEVPFCSPEHTIGYSLDIFSSYGCGCVCIVNEQFEMLGVFTDGDLRRSLARFGGDVLSQKLENVMTANPKVISEDADVALGLQMMESGSPITILPVVDAENQRYVVGLLHMHTLAKAGLI, encoded by the coding sequence ATGGGGTCCCCAGCTACAGCGATCGATTTATGCCAAGATATTGTTAATAAGCAGCAAGTAGTTTTAGAGCGATTTTTTGATACTTTTCATTGTCAGGATACTTGGCTATTAGCGGAAAAAATATTGGAGCATAAAGGCGCTATTTTTTTTTCTGGCGTGGGAAAAAGTGGATGCGTAGCTAGAAAAATAGTAGCTACTTTGCAATCTTTCGGCGAACAAGCTATCTTCCTTTCTTCAGGGGACGTTCTTCATGGGGATTTAGGCGTTATTCGTCCAGGAGACATCGTTTGTCTTTTTTCTAAAAGTGGAGAAACCCGAGAGCTTTTAGAATGGATCCCTTATTTAAAAGAGCGTGGTGTATTTCTTGTAGGGGTTACCTCTGCAGCTTATTCTAGCTTATCTATTTTCTGTGATCATGTGGTGATGCTGCCCATGATTGAAGAGTTAGATCCTTTCAATCTTGTTCCTACAACATCAACGACATGTCAGATGTTATTTGGAGATCTTCTCGCTATTACTTTATTACGTAGTCGGGGAATTTCTCTTTCTGAGTATGGGAAGAATCACCCCGGAGGACAAATAGGTCTGAAGGTCGTAGGGAAAATTCGAGATTACATGTTCCCTAAAACAGAGGTCCCTTTCTGTTCTCCTGAGCATACCATTGGGTATTCTTTAGATATTTTTTCTTCTTACGGCTGCGGTTGCGTTTGTATTGTAAATGAGCAGTTTGAAATGTTAGGTGTATTTACAGATGGAGACCTAAGAAGATCTCTGGCTCGTTTTGGTGGGGATGTTTTATCTCAGAAACTTGAAAATGTCATGACTGCAAATCCAAAAGTGATTAGTGAGGACGCTGATGTTGCTCTTGGTTTGCAAATGATGGAATCGGGTAGTCCTATAACGATTTTACCGGTTGTAGATGCTGAAAATCAAAGATATGTCGTGGGATTATTGCATATGCACACCCTAGCGAAAGCAGGGCTGATCTAA
- a CDS encoding zinc ribbon domain-containing protein: MHEALQSILAIQELDIKMIRLVRVKKEHQKELAKVQSLKADIRRKVQEKELEMENLKNQIKEGENRIQEISDQINKLENQQAAVKKMDEFNALTQEMTSANKERRALEHQLSDLMDKQAGGEDLIVSLKESLTSTENSSFAIEKEICESIKKINDEGQALLKQRSALKETTDPEMFLIYERLLNNKKDRVVVPIENRVCSGCHIVLTPQHENLVRKKDRLIFCEHCSRILYWREPEALAADSSAAKRRRRRAAV, translated from the coding sequence ATGCATGAAGCCCTCCAAAGTATTTTAGCCATTCAAGAGCTCGATATTAAAATGATTCGCTTAGTGCGTGTCAAAAAAGAGCATCAAAAAGAGCTAGCTAAAGTCCAATCTCTTAAAGCTGACATTCGTCGTAAAGTTCAGGAGAAAGAGTTGGAGATGGAAAACTTAAAGAATCAGATTAAAGAAGGCGAGAATCGGATTCAAGAGATTTCTGATCAAATCAATAAATTAGAAAACCAACAAGCAGCTGTGAAAAAGATGGATGAGTTTAATGCGCTCACCCAAGAGATGACATCAGCAAATAAAGAACGTCGTGCTTTAGAACATCAACTTAGTGATCTTATGGATAAGCAGGCGGGAGGCGAGGACCTCATTGTTTCCTTAAAAGAGAGCCTAACATCTACAGAGAACAGTAGCTTCGCTATTGAAAAAGAGATTTGTGAAAGCATTAAGAAAATCAATGATGAGGGTCAGGCTTTATTAAAGCAGCGCAGTGCTTTGAAAGAAACTACTGATCCAGAAATGTTTCTTATCTATGAACGCTTATTAAACAATAAAAAAGACCGCGTTGTTGTTCCTATTGAAAACCGTGTTTGCAGCGGGTGTCATATAGTTTTAACTCCTCAACATGAAAACTTAGTTCGTAAGAAAGATCGTTTAATTTTCTGCGAACATTGTTCTAGAATTTTGTATTGGCGAGAACCCGAAGCTCTCGCTGCTGACAGCTCTGCAGCAAAACGTCGTCGCAGACGCGCTGCTGTATAA
- a CDS encoding uroporphyrinogen-III synthase, with translation MTAYLGLNQRTAKKYHAHFLPILKIVPRKTNSHQLRRAYRYFKQSTHVILTSPSSTSLFVSRMIKKTSKQALLHKHYLCVGRITAQRLRTFLPDARYSLATIETGEGVLPLITLLPPDARILYPHSALSRPLIKNFLSQENRLFFAYPHYTVEQLPLHPGIFAPYHRVIFTSPSTVRAYASLFPTLPDKDHWCQGPITLQEFQKNYSSSGKLIPKDFGENATDKKHFSM, from the coding sequence ATGACTGCATACCTAGGTTTAAATCAACGAACAGCGAAGAAATACCACGCCCATTTCCTCCCTATTCTTAAAATAGTCCCCCGAAAAACAAACTCGCATCAACTACGCAGAGCTTATCGTTATTTTAAGCAATCGACGCATGTTATACTTACAAGCCCATCCTCAACATCTCTGTTCGTTTCTAGGATGATAAAAAAAACATCGAAACAAGCTTTACTACACAAGCATTACCTTTGCGTGGGGAGAATCACAGCCCAACGCCTCCGTACTTTTCTTCCGGACGCGCGCTATTCATTAGCCACTATTGAAACCGGAGAGGGGGTCCTGCCTCTAATTACTCTCCTACCTCCAGATGCGCGCATCCTTTACCCGCACTCGGCATTATCGAGACCTTTGATCAAAAATTTCTTATCACAAGAAAATAGGCTATTTTTTGCCTATCCACACTATACAGTTGAACAGCTCCCTCTTCATCCGGGGATATTTGCTCCCTATCATCGGGTGATTTTTACAAGCCCCTCGACTGTCCGCGCCTATGCCTCTCTGTTCCCTACACTTCCGGATAAGGACCATTGGTGCCAAGGCCCAATTACACTTCAAGAATTTCAAAAAAATTATAGCTCTTCAGGGAAACTTATCCCTAAAGACTTCGGGGAGAATGCTACTGACAAAAAACACTTTTCCATGTAA
- a CDS encoding glycine hydroxymethyltransferase: MTSLLHKFLENTSGKQGQDLASTAYLAALDHLLHSFPSIGKSIIDELKSQRSRLKMIASENYASISVQLAMGNLLTDKYCEGSPFKRFYSCCENVDAIEWECVETAKELFGAESAFVQPHSGADANLLAIMSIITHKIQGPAVKRLGYKSINDLSEKEYTELKAEISSHVCLGPSLNSGGHLTHGNVRLNVMSKLMRCLPYEVNRKTECFDYSEIARLVRTHKPTVLIAGYSSYSRRLNFSTLKQIADDCGAVLWVDMAHFAGLVAGGVFVEEENPVPFADIITTTTHKTLRGPRGGLVLASKEYEGVINRACPLMMGGPLPHVIAAKAIALKEALTVDFKKYAHQVVDNARTLSDHFQKQGLRVLTGGTDNHMLIIDLTSLGISGRIAEDILSSVGIAVNRNTIPSDAVGKWETSGIRLGTAALTTLGMSSDEMEEVANIIVKVLRNITLRRNADDSFSKSEGELPENIAQEARDRVVDLLSRFPLYPEIDLETLV; this comes from the coding sequence ATGACATCATTATTGCATAAATTTTTAGAGAACACTTCAGGGAAGCAGGGACAAGACCTAGCTTCTACTGCATATCTAGCCGCATTGGATCATCTTCTACACTCCTTCCCTTCCATTGGCAAAAGCATAATTGACGAGTTAAAAAGCCAACGCTCTCGTTTAAAAATGATTGCTTCTGAAAATTACGCCTCTATTTCCGTACAACTAGCTATGGGGAATTTGCTGACGGATAAATATTGTGAAGGCAGTCCCTTTAAGCGTTTTTACTCTTGTTGTGAGAATGTCGATGCTATCGAATGGGAATGCGTGGAAACAGCCAAAGAGCTTTTCGGTGCAGAAAGCGCTTTTGTGCAGCCGCATTCTGGAGCAGACGCTAATTTATTAGCAATCATGTCTATTATTACTCATAAAATTCAAGGCCCTGCTGTTAAGCGTTTGGGATATAAAAGTATTAATGATCTTAGCGAAAAAGAATACACAGAGTTAAAAGCAGAGATAAGCTCTCATGTGTGTTTAGGGCCTTCATTGAACTCTGGGGGACATTTAACTCATGGTAACGTGCGTTTAAATGTGATGTCTAAGTTAATGCGTTGTTTGCCTTACGAGGTTAATCGTAAAACAGAATGTTTTGACTACTCTGAAATAGCTCGTTTAGTTCGCACACATAAGCCTACAGTATTGATAGCGGGTTATTCTTCGTATTCTCGAAGATTGAATTTTTCTACCTTAAAGCAAATAGCAGATGATTGTGGTGCTGTGTTATGGGTAGATATGGCACATTTTGCAGGTCTTGTTGCTGGCGGTGTATTTGTTGAAGAAGAAAACCCCGTGCCTTTTGCAGATATTATTACAACAACAACGCATAAAACCTTGCGAGGACCTCGTGGAGGTTTAGTTTTAGCTTCTAAGGAGTACGAAGGAGTAATTAATAGGGCATGCCCTTTAATGATGGGCGGTCCTTTGCCTCATGTTATAGCTGCCAAGGCTATAGCATTGAAAGAAGCTTTAACAGTAGATTTCAAGAAGTATGCTCATCAGGTTGTGGATAATGCTAGAACTTTGTCTGATCATTTCCAGAAGCAGGGCTTACGAGTGCTTACAGGTGGTACAGATAATCACATGTTGATTATTGATCTCACTTCTTTAGGGATCTCTGGACGTATAGCCGAAGATATTTTAAGCTCCGTAGGTATTGCAGTTAACAGGAACACTATACCGTCCGACGCAGTAGGAAAGTGGGAGACTTCAGGTATACGTTTAGGAACAGCTGCTTTAACCACTTTAGGTATGAGTAGTGATGAAATGGAAGAAGTTGCGAATATTATTGTGAAAGTATTGCGAAATATTACTTTGAGACGTAATGCTGATGATAGTTTTAGTAAAAGTGAAGGGGAGCTTCCAGAAAACATTGCTCAAGAGGCCAGAGATCGAGTTGTAGACTTATTATCTCGATTTCCTCTATATCCTGAAATCGATCTGGAAACTTTAGTTTAG
- a CDS encoding ATP-dependent Clp protease proteolytic subunit produces MPDGEVVHKLRDVIDKRILESRRVFFSEPVTDKSAAEAIKKFWYLELTNPGLPIIFVINSPGGSVDAGFAVWDQIKMLTSPVTTVVTGLAASMGSVLSLCAAPGRRFATPHARIMIHQPSIGGPITGQATDLDIHAREILKTKKRIIDVYLEATGQPREVLEKAIDRDMWMTADEAKDFGLLDGILFSFNDL; encoded by the coding sequence ATGCCTGATGGGGAAGTAGTTCATAAGTTACGAGATGTTATAGATAAAAGAATTTTAGAATCCCGTAGGGTGTTCTTTTCTGAGCCTGTAACAGACAAGAGTGCAGCGGAAGCTATTAAAAAGTTTTGGTATTTAGAACTTACCAATCCTGGCCTGCCCATAATATTCGTAATTAATAGTCCTGGAGGATCTGTCGATGCAGGATTTGCTGTGTGGGATCAGATAAAAATGTTAACTTCTCCCGTAACTACTGTAGTTACAGGGTTAGCTGCTTCCATGGGTTCAGTATTAAGCCTATGCGCTGCTCCAGGGCGTCGCTTTGCTACTCCTCATGCTCGTATTATGATTCACCAGCCTTCTATAGGAGGCCCTATTACTGGGCAAGCCACGGATTTAGATATTCATGCTCGTGAAATCTTAAAAACAAAAAAACGTATAATAGACGTTTATTTGGAAGCAACTGGGCAACCTAGAGAAGTGCTTGAAAAGGCAATTGATAGGGATATGTGGATGACCGCAGACGAAGCCAAAGATTTCGGTTTGTTAGATGGCATCTTGTTCTCATTCAACGATCTCTAA
- the dapF gene encoding bifunctional diaminopimelate epimerase/glutamate racemase — MASCSHSTISNYHLYSGAGNRFILSEASCPDHQTLLTLCNKHQVDGLLLVLPSSIADARFIIFNNDGSRASMCGNGLRCVIAHVASALEKEEVSIETDSGVYQGVFCSWDCVIVNMTLPHWNFHTHRLSHALPGLPQDVFSIDTGVPHLVVFVSDLSITPVDFWGRFLRYHKDFSPQGTNVNFAKILNSNELQIRTYERGLERESAACGTGATAVALVSANYYSWQDTKITIRTWNNILLGISLIGDQVFLEGPVNKEGEVKSTPSLKILN, encoded by the coding sequence ATGGCATCTTGTTCTCATTCAACGATCTCTAATTATCACCTCTATTCTGGGGCAGGAAATCGTTTTATTCTTAGCGAAGCCTCTTGCCCCGATCATCAAACACTCCTTACTCTATGTAATAAGCATCAAGTAGACGGGCTTTTGCTTGTTCTTCCTTCTTCGATTGCAGATGCTAGATTCATTATTTTTAATAATGATGGTTCTCGCGCTAGTATGTGTGGGAATGGCCTCCGTTGTGTTATTGCCCATGTCGCCTCAGCATTGGAAAAAGAAGAGGTAAGTATAGAAACTGATTCCGGAGTCTATCAGGGAGTATTTTGTTCTTGGGATTGTGTTATTGTAAACATGACTCTCCCACATTGGAATTTCCATACTCATAGGCTTTCACATGCCCTTCCAGGACTTCCTCAGGATGTATTTAGTATAGATACCGGAGTTCCTCATCTTGTGGTTTTTGTTAGTGATTTATCGATCACCCCTGTGGATTTTTGGGGGAGATTTTTACGCTACCACAAAGATTTTTCTCCACAAGGTACAAATGTAAACTTTGCTAAGATTCTTAATTCTAACGAATTGCAAATACGCACTTATGAACGTGGGTTAGAACGGGAATCCGCAGCCTGTGGAACAGGTGCCACAGCGGTGGCTCTTGTTTCTGCTAACTATTATAGTTGGCAAGATACAAAAATAACTATTCGGACTTGGAACAATATTTTACTTGGAATTTCTTTGATTGGTGATCAAGTATTTCTTGAAGGTCCTGTAAATAAAGAAGGAGAGGTGAAATCAACACCATCTCTAAAAATTTTAAATTGA